The Dehalococcoidales bacterium sequence GGTCAGTGTCAGCGAAACGGCATGGCAGGCGCATGCTAATGCCAGAATGCCCCGCTTCTACTGGGACTTCTCACGGGCCAGGAGCTACCTGGAAAAGGGTCAGACACCGTGGACACCGGCCGTTTCCACTGTGTTTGCCATGAATACCTCGCTGGGGATGATGCTTGATGAAGGCCTCCCCAACATCATCGCCCGTCACGCCCGGATTGGCCAGCTGGCACGCGATGGAGTGAAGTCGCTCGGACTGACACTTTTCGCTGATGAGAACTTCGCCTCCAACACCGTCACCGCAGTCAACGCTCCGGAAGGCGTCAACGCGAATGACTTACGCAAAATCCTCCTGGCGGAGAATGAGATAGTCCTCGGTGGTGGTCAACAGAGACTTGATGGTATGATATTCCGTATCGGGCACCTGGGCCTGGTGGCCGAAGAGGATATCCAGGCAGTAATTGCGGCTCTTAAGGGAGCGTTGGCTAAAGTACGATAGGAGTACATCACCCGAACAACGTTACCGGAGGGCAACTGAAGCCCGACTGCCTGGTAGTGGCGGAGTTTCGGATGCAACTTAGAATGAAAGATGCAGCATTGAAGGTAATTATAGCCGACCCTATTGCCGACGAAGGCGTAGACATCCTGCGTGGTATCGCCGAGGTGGATATCAGGCCGGGTCTCAAACCTGATGAGTTAATTGCCATCATCGGTGACTATGATGCACTGATTGTGCGCAGCCAGACACAGGTTACCGCCGACGTAATTGAGGCCGGTAAGAAGCTCCAGGTCATCGGCCGGGCCGGGGTGGGTATCGACAATATCGACCTTAACGAGGCTACCCGACGGGGCATCGTCGTTGTCAACGCGCCCACCGGTAATACCATTTCCGCAGCCGAACACACCATAGCCCTGATGCTATCGCTAGCCCGTCACATCCCCCAAGCAAACGCGGCACTCAAGGACGGGGCCTGGCAGAGAAATAAGTTCATGGGCACCGAGGTGAAGAACAAGACGCTGGGCATCATCGGGCTGGGCAATGTCGGCTCCGAGGTGGCCAGGCGCGCCCGGGGCCTGGAGATGAGGGTCATCGGGCAGGACCCCTTTGTCTCCGTAGAACGGGCCACTAGCCTGCAGGTGAAGCTTGTTCCCCTGAAACAACTGCTCAAGGATTCCGACTTCATTACGCTGCACATTCCGTTGACGCCGCAGACCAGGGGGTTTATCGGCCCCAAGGAGCTAGCCTTGGTCAAGCCCACCGTGCGTATCATTAACTGCGCCCGCGGTGGACTGATCGACGAGGAGCTGCTGGCCCGAGCGGTGGCGGAGCAGAAGATAGCCGGTGCCGCTGTTGACGTCTTCGCCGAGGAACCTACTACTGAGAGCGCACTTTTCAGTGAGGACGAGGTTATCGTTACGCCTCACCTCGGTGCCTCCACTACGGAAGCCCAGGCAATGGCGGCCAGGGACGTTGCCGAGCAGGTGGTTGCCCTGTTCAACGGAGAGCCGGCTCGATACGCGGTGAATCTCCCCTTTGCCTCCGCAGAGACAATGGCGGTGCTGTCACCCTATATGGAGGCAGCCGTTAAGGGTGGCAATCTCATGCATCAACTCGTCGAGGGGCAGATGAGCCGGATTCGCATCAAATATGAGGGCGAGATTACCAACTACGATACCAACGCCCTCAAGGCATCAGCACTGGAAGGCCTGCTGGGGGGTGTTAGTGAGGAACGGGTCAATATAGTGAATGCCAACCTGGTGGCTGCCCGGCGGGGTATCACCGTCGTGGAAGAAAAGGAGTCCATCTGCCGGAACTACGCCAGTTTGATTACGCTTAAAGCGACAACCAGCAGCGGCGTCACCACAGTCGCTGTGACCGTGATGAGGGATGAACCACACATCGTCCGGGTCGATAACTACTGGACAGATATCGTGCCCTACGGCGGCTATTTCCTGTTCAGCGACCACCTGGACCGTCCCGGTCTCCTCGGTGCCGTGGGCAGGATAACCGGTAACGCGGATA is a genomic window containing:
- the serA gene encoding phosphoglycerate dehydrogenase, which produces MKDAALKVIIADPIADEGVDILRGIAEVDIRPGLKPDELIAIIGDYDALIVRSQTQVTADVIEAGKKLQVIGRAGVGIDNIDLNEATRRGIVVVNAPTGNTISAAEHTIALMLSLARHIPQANAALKDGAWQRNKFMGTEVKNKTLGIIGLGNVGSEVARRARGLEMRVIGQDPFVSVERATSLQVKLVPLKQLLKDSDFITLHIPLTPQTRGFIGPKELALVKPTVRIINCARGGLIDEELLARAVAEQKIAGAAVDVFAEEPTTESALFSEDEVIVTPHLGASTTEAQAMAARDVAEQVVALFNGEPARYAVNLPFASAETMAVLSPYMEAAVKGGNLMHQLVEGQMSRIRIKYEGEITNYDTNALKASALEGLLGGVSEERVNIVNANLVAARRGITVVEEKESICRNYASLITLKATTSSGVTTVAVTVMRDEPHIVRVDNYWTDIVPYGGYFLFSDHLDRPGLLGAVGRITGNADINISYMYVSRLKPRGQALMIIALDEPLPEEQRQEMLALPDIHTVKIVHL